From the Carettochelys insculpta isolate YL-2023 chromosome 27, ASM3395843v1, whole genome shotgun sequence genome, one window contains:
- the SBNO2 gene encoding protein strawberry notch homolog 2 isoform X7, whose amino-acid sequence MSQMQFWLKFSSLYKDSSYLDELSNNSLFSSPADSLSDIADAQDFLPADSLNHVPTIWDINTSQQNQIELFSPNRPFTGLESLENHFAAPPSTPLLISYQSQTQAEEDDEGDEEETEELGHAETYADYVPSKSKIGKQHPDRVVETSTLSSVPPPDITYTLSLPSSVADNGLLSALQLEAIVYACQQHEVLLPNGQRAGFLIGDGAGVGKGRTVAGIIFENYLKGRKKSLWFSVSNDLKYDAERDLKDIDALNIPVHALNKIKYGDTATSEGVLFATYSALIGESQAGGQHRTRLKQILDWCKENFDGVIVFDECHKAKNASSTKMGKAVLDLQNKLPLARVVYASATGASEPKNMIYMSRLGIWGEGTPFRVFDDFLHAIEKRGVGAMEIVAMDMKVSGMYIARQLSFSGVTFRIEEIPLDPQYECVYNKAAQLWAEAMGVFQQAADFIGLESRKSLWGQFWSAHQRFFKYLCIAAKVRRLVELAKEELAKDKCIVIGLQSTGEARTREVLDENDGHLNCFVSAAEGVFLSLIQKHFPSTKRKREKGSGIKRKRKQKGRCAKALKGTYDMASVIKISDDSSTDSDMGLDSDFNSSPESLFDSDDVIFVEHTYNGFASDDRVSLHLLGAQKDVHGPGVLEHVEKMKQDLLAKVKALGKELPLNTLDELINHFGGPEHVAEMTGRKGRVVCRPDGSIMYESRAEQGLSIDHVNLKEKERFMSGEKLVAIISEASSSGISLQADRRVRNQKRRVHMTLELPWSADRAIQQFGRTHRSNQVSAPEYVFLISELAGERRFASIVAKRLESLGALTHGDRRATESRDLSKYNFENKYGTRALDRVLTTILNQTKSKVPLPKEYQGREAEFFQEMKQGLISVGICCKEMKYGYVSVEKDCSITKFLNRILGLEVHKQNMLFQYFTDTFDHLIEKDKKEGKYDMGILDLAPGVDEIYEESKEVFLTPGHPQDGQVVFYEISVDRGMKWEEAYEKSLKLTGSYDGFYLSHKTRGCKYTCLLAEQGRGKNFILYKPNIGKQSQPESLDSLFKKYRQVLPEEAKEHWESSYHFSFTKCNHAVWNRNCKLIQEGKECFQGMRLRRYYMLCGALLRVWSRIASIMADITNTSYLQIVRLKTKEKKKQVGIKIPESCVHRVREELKQMDENVKQKHNRALLAQERSLLYPVPQHVLQPPLDLCQPAAGLPLPRRSLPQDEILDLTYSPPSDSLSSLVLKPDLGALRFPPEPILQTHQQHGAALHFSLPPAFESPAPVLGGNMPLSLPLHDHLQTLPPQQLPPLPPDLAQQESINFREVLEDMLRTLCVAPQDSPLSQERQSVIQFSRPLDRF is encoded by the exons ctgttCTCTCCCAACCGACCCTTCACAGGCTTAGAAAGTTTGGAAAACCATTTTGCTGCTCCCCCAAGCACCCCACTCCTCATAAGCTATCAG TCGCAGACTCAGGCAGAGGAGGATGACGAAGGGGATGAGGAAGAAACGGAGGAATTGGGGCATGCGGAGACCTATGCAGATTATGTACCATCCAAAT CTAAGATTGGGAAGCAGCACCCAGACCGGGTGGTTGAAACAAGCACTCTCTCCAGCGTTCCCCCTCCTGATATTACCTATACCCTTTCCCTTCCGAGCTCAGTTGCTGACAACGGGTTACTCTCTGCACTACAGCTGGAGGCTATTGTTTATGCCTGTCAG CAACATGAAGTTTTACTACCCAATGGGCAGCGAGCTGGGTTCCTCATTGGAGACGGTGCTGGGGTTGGAAAAGGCAGGACAGTTGCCGGGATCATCTTTGAGAATTAtctgaaggggagaaaaaaatcactCTG GTTCAGCGTCTCCAATGATCTCAAGTATGATGCTGAGAGAGACCTGAAAGATATTGATGCCCTCAACATTCCTGTGCATGCTTTAAACAAG ATTAAATATGGTGACACAGCTACCTCAGAAGGAGTCCTATTTGCCACTTACTCTGCTCTGATTGGTGAAAGCCAGGCAGGCGGACAGCACAGGACACGGTTAAAGCAGATTTTGGACTGGTGCAAGGAGAACTTTGACGGAGTT ATTGTGTTTGATGAATGCCACAAAGCCAAAAATGCCAGCTCCACTAAAATGGGCAAAGCAGTGTTGGATCTTCAGAACAAACTGCCTCTAGCAAGGGTCGTCTATGCCAGTGCCACGG GTGCCTCTGAGCCAAAAAATATGATTTACATGAGCCGGCTCGGGATCTGGGGGGAGGGAACTCCCTTCAGAGTGTTTGATGATTTCCTCCATGCAATAGAAAAGAG AGGGGTTGGTGCAATGGAAATCGTGGCGATGGACATGAAAGTGAGCGGAATGTATATTGCCAGGCAGCTCAGTTTCTCTGGAGTCACTTTCAGGATAGAGGAGATCCCACTGGATCCACAGTATGAGTGTGTCTACAACAAAGCAGCACAGCTG TGGGCAGAGGCAATGGGGGTATTCCAGCAGGCAGCCGACTTCATAGGCTTGGAGTCTCGGAAGTCCTTGTGGGGTCAGTTCTGGTCCGCACACCAGCGCTTCTTCAAATATCTCTGCATTGCTGCTAAAGTCCGACGCCTCGTTGAGCTTGCCAAGGAGGAGCTGGCAAAAGACAAG TGTATTGTCATCGGCCTGCAGTCCACCGGCGAAGCTCGCACCAGGGAGGTCTTGGATGAGAATGACGGGCACCTGAACTGTTTTGTCTCTGCTGCAGA AGGCGTCTTTCTATCACTAATTCAGAAGCACTTTCCTTCAaccaaaagaaagagagaaaaaggaagTGGCATTAAAAGAAAAC GGAAGCAGAAGGGCCGCTGCGCCAAGGCCCTGAAGGGCACGTACGACATGGCGAGCGTGATCAAGATCAGCGACGACAGCAGCACCGATTCGGACATGGGGCTGGACAGCGACTTCAACTCCTCCCCGGAGTCCCTGTTCGACAGCGATGATGTCATCTTCGTGGAACACACTTACAATGGCTTTGCCTCCGACGACAGAG TCAGCTTGCACTTGCTGGGGGCCCAGAAGGACGTACATGGCCCAGGAGTGCTGGAGCACGTGGAGAAAATGAAGCAGGACCTCCTAGCAAAAGTAAAAGCACTGGGCAAAGAGCTACCTCTCAATACTTTGGACGAGCTGATCAATCACTTTGGGGGCCCAGAGCATGTGGCGGAG ATGACTGGCCGGAAGGGCCGGGTGGTGTGCCGACCTGACGGCTCCATCATGTATGAGTCCAGGGCTGAGCAGGGCCTCTCCATAGACCATGTCAACTTGAAGGAGAAGGAGCGTTTTATGAGTGGGGAAAAG CTCGTAGCAATAATCTCCGAGGCCTCCAGCTCAGGGATCTCGCTCCAAGCGGACAGACGGGTGAGGAACCAGAAGCGCCGGGTCCACATGacactggagctgccctggagtgcAGACCGGGCCATACAGCAGTTTG GTCGAACGCACCGATCGAACCAGGTCTCTGCTCCCGAGTACGTCTTCCTTATATCAGAGCTGGCCGGGGAGAGGAGGTTCGCATCCATTGTCGCAAAACGCTTGGAGAGCCTC GGTGCCTTAACCCATGGAGACAGAAGAGCCACTGAATCCCGAGACCTCAGCAAGTACAACTTTGagaataag TATGGGACCAGAGCGCTAGACAGGGTCCTCACCACCATCCTCAACCAGACCAAGAGCAAAGTGCCTTTGCCCAAGGAGTACCAGGGACGAGAGGCTGAGTTTTTTCAAG AAATGAAACAAGGTCTCATCTCCGTCGGGATTTGCTGCAAAGAGATGAAGTACGGTTACGTGTCGGTGGAGAAGG ACTGCTCCATAACCAAGTTCCTGAATCGcatcctggggctggaggtgcaCAAGCAGAACATGCTGTTCCAGTACTTCACTGACACCTTCGACCACCTCATCGAGAAGGACAAGAAGGAGGGCAAATACGACATGGGCATCTTAG acTTAGCTCCTGGCGTAGATGAGATCTATGAGGAGAGCAAGGAGGTTTTCCTGACCCCAGGACATCCCCAGGACGGGCAGGTGGTGTTCTATGAG ATCAGCGTGGACAGAGGCATGAAGTGGGAGGAGGCTTATGAGAAATCACTGAAACTGACAGGCTCCTATGACGGCTTCTACCTCTCCCACAAG ACGCGAGGCTGCAAGTACACCTGCCTGCTGGCGGAGCAGGGCCGCGGGAAAAACTTCATCCTCTACAAGCCCAACATCGGCAAGCAGAGCCAGCCGGAAAGCCTCGACAGCCTCTTCAAGAAGTACCGCCAG GTGCTGCCTGAGGAAGCTAAGGAGCACTGGGAAAGCAGCTACCACTTCTCCTTCACCAAATGTAACCACGCCGTCTG GAACAGGAACTGCAAACTCATCCAAGAGGGCAAGGAGTGCTTCCAGGGCATGCGCCTGCGCCGCTACTACATGCTGTGTGGAGCGCTGCTGCGGGTGTGGAGCAGGATCGCCAGCATCATGGCCGACATCACCAACACCAGCTACCTGCAGATCGTCCGCCTCAAGACCAAGGAGAAGAAGAAACAAGTGG GGATAAAGATCCCCGAGAGCTGCGTCCATCGGGTGCGGGAGGAGCTGAAGCAGATGGACGAGAACGTGAAGCAGAAGCATAACCGGGCCCTTCTGGCGCAAGAGCGGAGCCTGCTGTACCCCGTGCCCCAGCATGTCCTCCAGCCTCCCCTCGACCTCTGCCAGCCTGCGGCCGGGCTGCCCCTGCCCCGACGATCCCTGCCCCAGGACGAGATCCTGGACTTGACCTACAGCCCTCCCAGCGACAGCCTTTCCAGCCTGGTCCTGAAGCCAGACCTGGGTGCATTACGCTTCCCACCGGAGCCCATTCTCCAGACAcaccagcagcatggggcagcttTGCATTTCAGCCTCCCTCCCGCCTTCGAGAGCCCGGCCCCAGTCCTGGGGGGGAACATGcccctcagcctgcccctgcacgACCACCTGCAGACACTGCCACCGCAGCAGCTGCCACCGCTGCCACCTGACTTGGCCCAGCAGGAGAGCATCAATTTCCGGGAGGTGCTGGAGGACATGCTGAGGACGCTGTGCGTGGCCCCCCAGGACAGCCCGCTCTCCCAGGAGCGCCAGAGCGTCATCCAGTTCAGCAGGCCCCTGGATCGCTTCTGA
- the SBNO2 gene encoding protein strawberry notch homolog 2 isoform X6: MSQMQFWLKFSSLYKDSSYLDELSNNSLFSSPADSLSDIADAQDFLPADSLNHVPTIWDINTSQQNQIELFSPNRPFTGLESLENHFAAPPSTPLLISYQSQTQAEEDDEGDEEETEELGHAETYADYVPSKSKIGKQHPDRVVETSTLSSVPPPDITYTLSLPSSVADNGLLSALQLEAIVYACQQHEVLLPNGQRAGFLIGDGAGVGKGRTVAGIIFENYLKGRKKSLWFSVSNDLKYDAERDLKDIDALNIPVHALNKIKYGDTATSEGVLFATYSALIGESQAGGQHRTRLKQILDWCKENFDGVIVFDECHKAKNASSTKMGKAVLDLQNKLPLARVVYASATGASEPKNMIYMSRLGIWGEGTPFRVFDDFLHAIEKRGVGAMEIVAMDMKVSGMYIARQLSFSGVTFRIEEIPLDPQYECVYNKAAQLWAEAMGVFQQAADFIGLESRKSLWGQFWSAHQRFFKYLCIAAKVRRLVELAKEELAKDKCIVIGLQSTGEARTREVLDENDGHLNCFVSAAEGVFLSLIQKHFPSTKRKREKGSGIKRKQDVGSALENTPLPALFLSTAAGKQKGRCAKALKGTYDMASVIKISDDSSTDSDMGLDSDFNSSPESLFDSDDVIFVEHTYNGFASDDRVSLHLLGAQKDVHGPGVLEHVEKMKQDLLAKVKALGKELPLNTLDELINHFGGPEHVAEMTGRKGRVVCRPDGSIMYESRAEQGLSIDHVNLKEKERFMSGEKLVAIISEASSSGISLQADRRVRNQKRRVHMTLELPWSADRAIQQFGRTHRSNQVSAPEYVFLISELAGERRFASIVAKRLESLGALTHGDRRATESRDLSKYNFENKYGTRALDRVLTTILNQTKSKVPLPKEYQGREAEFFQEMKQGLISVGICCKEMKYGYVSVEKDCSITKFLNRILGLEVHKQNMLFQYFTDTFDHLIEKDKKEGKYDMGILDLAPGVDEIYEESKEVFLTPGHPQDGQVVFYEISVDRGMKWEEAYEKSLKLTGSYDGFYLSHKTRGCKYTCLLAEQGRGKNFILYKPNIGKQSQPESLDSLFKKYRQVLPEEAKEHWESSYHFSFTKCNHAVWNRNCKLIQEGKECFQGMRLRRYYMLCGALLRVWSRIASIMADITNTSYLQIVRLKTKEKKKQVGIKIPESCVHRVREELKQMDENVKQKHNRALLAQERSLLYPVPQHVLQPPLDLCQPAAGLPLPRRSLPQDEILDLTYSPPSDSLSSLVLKPDLGALRFPPEPILQTHQQHGAALHFSLPPAFESPAPVLGGNMPLSLPLHDHLQTLPPQQLPPLPPDLAQQESINFREVLEDMLRTLCVAPQDSPLSQERQSVIQFSRPLDRF, from the exons ctgttCTCTCCCAACCGACCCTTCACAGGCTTAGAAAGTTTGGAAAACCATTTTGCTGCTCCCCCAAGCACCCCACTCCTCATAAGCTATCAG TCGCAGACTCAGGCAGAGGAGGATGACGAAGGGGATGAGGAAGAAACGGAGGAATTGGGGCATGCGGAGACCTATGCAGATTATGTACCATCCAAAT CTAAGATTGGGAAGCAGCACCCAGACCGGGTGGTTGAAACAAGCACTCTCTCCAGCGTTCCCCCTCCTGATATTACCTATACCCTTTCCCTTCCGAGCTCAGTTGCTGACAACGGGTTACTCTCTGCACTACAGCTGGAGGCTATTGTTTATGCCTGTCAG CAACATGAAGTTTTACTACCCAATGGGCAGCGAGCTGGGTTCCTCATTGGAGACGGTGCTGGGGTTGGAAAAGGCAGGACAGTTGCCGGGATCATCTTTGAGAATTAtctgaaggggagaaaaaaatcactCTG GTTCAGCGTCTCCAATGATCTCAAGTATGATGCTGAGAGAGACCTGAAAGATATTGATGCCCTCAACATTCCTGTGCATGCTTTAAACAAG ATTAAATATGGTGACACAGCTACCTCAGAAGGAGTCCTATTTGCCACTTACTCTGCTCTGATTGGTGAAAGCCAGGCAGGCGGACAGCACAGGACACGGTTAAAGCAGATTTTGGACTGGTGCAAGGAGAACTTTGACGGAGTT ATTGTGTTTGATGAATGCCACAAAGCCAAAAATGCCAGCTCCACTAAAATGGGCAAAGCAGTGTTGGATCTTCAGAACAAACTGCCTCTAGCAAGGGTCGTCTATGCCAGTGCCACGG GTGCCTCTGAGCCAAAAAATATGATTTACATGAGCCGGCTCGGGATCTGGGGGGAGGGAACTCCCTTCAGAGTGTTTGATGATTTCCTCCATGCAATAGAAAAGAG AGGGGTTGGTGCAATGGAAATCGTGGCGATGGACATGAAAGTGAGCGGAATGTATATTGCCAGGCAGCTCAGTTTCTCTGGAGTCACTTTCAGGATAGAGGAGATCCCACTGGATCCACAGTATGAGTGTGTCTACAACAAAGCAGCACAGCTG TGGGCAGAGGCAATGGGGGTATTCCAGCAGGCAGCCGACTTCATAGGCTTGGAGTCTCGGAAGTCCTTGTGGGGTCAGTTCTGGTCCGCACACCAGCGCTTCTTCAAATATCTCTGCATTGCTGCTAAAGTCCGACGCCTCGTTGAGCTTGCCAAGGAGGAGCTGGCAAAAGACAAG TGTATTGTCATCGGCCTGCAGTCCACCGGCGAAGCTCGCACCAGGGAGGTCTTGGATGAGAATGACGGGCACCTGAACTGTTTTGTCTCTGCTGCAGA AGGCGTCTTTCTATCACTAATTCAGAAGCACTTTCCTTCAaccaaaagaaagagagaaaaaggaagTGGCATTAAAAGAAAAC AGGATGTGGGAAGTGCCCTGGAAAATACTCCCTTACCTGCCCTATTCCTGAGCACAGCTGCAG GGAAGCAGAAGGGCCGCTGCGCCAAGGCCCTGAAGGGCACGTACGACATGGCGAGCGTGATCAAGATCAGCGACGACAGCAGCACCGATTCGGACATGGGGCTGGACAGCGACTTCAACTCCTCCCCGGAGTCCCTGTTCGACAGCGATGATGTCATCTTCGTGGAACACACTTACAATGGCTTTGCCTCCGACGACAGAG TCAGCTTGCACTTGCTGGGGGCCCAGAAGGACGTACATGGCCCAGGAGTGCTGGAGCACGTGGAGAAAATGAAGCAGGACCTCCTAGCAAAAGTAAAAGCACTGGGCAAAGAGCTACCTCTCAATACTTTGGACGAGCTGATCAATCACTTTGGGGGCCCAGAGCATGTGGCGGAG ATGACTGGCCGGAAGGGCCGGGTGGTGTGCCGACCTGACGGCTCCATCATGTATGAGTCCAGGGCTGAGCAGGGCCTCTCCATAGACCATGTCAACTTGAAGGAGAAGGAGCGTTTTATGAGTGGGGAAAAG CTCGTAGCAATAATCTCCGAGGCCTCCAGCTCAGGGATCTCGCTCCAAGCGGACAGACGGGTGAGGAACCAGAAGCGCCGGGTCCACATGacactggagctgccctggagtgcAGACCGGGCCATACAGCAGTTTG GTCGAACGCACCGATCGAACCAGGTCTCTGCTCCCGAGTACGTCTTCCTTATATCAGAGCTGGCCGGGGAGAGGAGGTTCGCATCCATTGTCGCAAAACGCTTGGAGAGCCTC GGTGCCTTAACCCATGGAGACAGAAGAGCCACTGAATCCCGAGACCTCAGCAAGTACAACTTTGagaataag TATGGGACCAGAGCGCTAGACAGGGTCCTCACCACCATCCTCAACCAGACCAAGAGCAAAGTGCCTTTGCCCAAGGAGTACCAGGGACGAGAGGCTGAGTTTTTTCAAG AAATGAAACAAGGTCTCATCTCCGTCGGGATTTGCTGCAAAGAGATGAAGTACGGTTACGTGTCGGTGGAGAAGG ACTGCTCCATAACCAAGTTCCTGAATCGcatcctggggctggaggtgcaCAAGCAGAACATGCTGTTCCAGTACTTCACTGACACCTTCGACCACCTCATCGAGAAGGACAAGAAGGAGGGCAAATACGACATGGGCATCTTAG acTTAGCTCCTGGCGTAGATGAGATCTATGAGGAGAGCAAGGAGGTTTTCCTGACCCCAGGACATCCCCAGGACGGGCAGGTGGTGTTCTATGAG ATCAGCGTGGACAGAGGCATGAAGTGGGAGGAGGCTTATGAGAAATCACTGAAACTGACAGGCTCCTATGACGGCTTCTACCTCTCCCACAAG ACGCGAGGCTGCAAGTACACCTGCCTGCTGGCGGAGCAGGGCCGCGGGAAAAACTTCATCCTCTACAAGCCCAACATCGGCAAGCAGAGCCAGCCGGAAAGCCTCGACAGCCTCTTCAAGAAGTACCGCCAG GTGCTGCCTGAGGAAGCTAAGGAGCACTGGGAAAGCAGCTACCACTTCTCCTTCACCAAATGTAACCACGCCGTCTG GAACAGGAACTGCAAACTCATCCAAGAGGGCAAGGAGTGCTTCCAGGGCATGCGCCTGCGCCGCTACTACATGCTGTGTGGAGCGCTGCTGCGGGTGTGGAGCAGGATCGCCAGCATCATGGCCGACATCACCAACACCAGCTACCTGCAGATCGTCCGCCTCAAGACCAAGGAGAAGAAGAAACAAGTGG GGATAAAGATCCCCGAGAGCTGCGTCCATCGGGTGCGGGAGGAGCTGAAGCAGATGGACGAGAACGTGAAGCAGAAGCATAACCGGGCCCTTCTGGCGCAAGAGCGGAGCCTGCTGTACCCCGTGCCCCAGCATGTCCTCCAGCCTCCCCTCGACCTCTGCCAGCCTGCGGCCGGGCTGCCCCTGCCCCGACGATCCCTGCCCCAGGACGAGATCCTGGACTTGACCTACAGCCCTCCCAGCGACAGCCTTTCCAGCCTGGTCCTGAAGCCAGACCTGGGTGCATTACGCTTCCCACCGGAGCCCATTCTCCAGACAcaccagcagcatggggcagcttTGCATTTCAGCCTCCCTCCCGCCTTCGAGAGCCCGGCCCCAGTCCTGGGGGGGAACATGcccctcagcctgcccctgcacgACCACCTGCAGACACTGCCACCGCAGCAGCTGCCACCGCTGCCACCTGACTTGGCCCAGCAGGAGAGCATCAATTTCCGGGAGGTGCTGGAGGACATGCTGAGGACGCTGTGCGTGGCCCCCCAGGACAGCCCGCTCTCCCAGGAGCGCCAGAGCGTCATCCAGTTCAGCAGGCCCCTGGATCGCTTCTGA